In Choloepus didactylus isolate mChoDid1 chromosome 6, mChoDid1.pri, whole genome shotgun sequence, one DNA window encodes the following:
- the LOC119537801 gene encoding glutathione S-transferase P, which yields MPPYTIVYFPVRGRCEAARMLLADQGQSWKEEVVSKDLWLQGTLKASCLYGQLPKFQDGDLTLYQSNAILRHLGRSLGLYGKDQREAALVDVVNDGVEDLRCKYAQLIYTNYEAGKEDYVRELPRHLKPFETLLAQNQGGQAFIVGNQVSFADYNLLDLLLIHQVLAPGCLDAFPLLSAYVARLSARPKLKAFLASPEHVNRPINGNGKQ from the exons A TGCCGCCCTACACCATTGTCTACTTCCCGGTTCGAG GGCGCTGCGAGGCCGCGCGCATGCTGCTGGCAGACCAGGGCCAGAGCTGGAAGGAGGAGGTGGTGAGCAAGGATCTCTGGCTGCAGGGCACCCTCAAAGCTTCCTGT CTGTACGGGCAGCTCCCCAAGTTCCAGGACGGAGACCTCACCCTGTACCAGTCCAATGCCATCCTGCGCCACCTGGGCCGCTCACTGG gactgTACGGGAAGGACCAGCGGGAGGCAGCCCTGGTGGACGTGGTGAACGATGGCGTGGAGGATCTCCGCTGCAAATATGCTCAACTCATCTACACCAACTAC GAGGCGGGCAAGGAGGACTACGTGCGGGAGCTGCCCAGGCACCTGAAGCCTTTCGAGACCCTGCTGGCCCAGAATCAGGGCGGCCAGGCCTTCATCGTGGGCAACCAG GTCTCCTTCGCTGACTACAACCTGCTGGACCTGCTGCTCATCCACCAGGTGCTGGCGCCCGGCTGCCTGGACGCCTTCCCCCTGCTCTCGGCCTACGTGGCCCGCCTGAGCGCCCGGCCCAAGCTCAAGGCCTTCCTGGCCTCCCCTGAGCACGTCAACCGCCCCATCAACGGCAACGGGAAACAGTGA